Below is a genomic region from Jiangella gansuensis DSM 44835.
CCTTGTCGCCGACGCGTGGACTGTGCTCACCCGGATCGAGGTAGTAAAGCCTCCCGTACCGGGTGAAGGCCACTGCCATCACCATGCCCACGCACCCACCCTAAGCGGTGCGACGATCCTGCACCGCATCCGTCCGGCGTGTGTGACGGATCAGTGGGCCGGGCCGGCGGCGTCACCCAGTGATCATCGGCGATCGACCCCGCTCTGACGGGGTGGATCGCCGATGATCATGGGGAGGGTCAAGCGGTCCGGCGTGCCGCCGCGGCCATGCCCAGCGCACCAGCGAGCAGCAGCGTGACGGCGGCCATCAGCAGCAGGGTCGACGACGTACCGGTGTCGGGCAGCTCGCCGCCGCCGCTCGCGCCGCCGTCCGTGCCGTCATCGGCGCCGCCGTCCGTGCCGTCATCGGCGCCGCCGTCCGTGCCGTCATCGGGGTTGCCGGCATCCCCGTCGTCCGTGCCGCTCACCCCGCCGTCGTCCGTGCCATCGTCGGAACCGCCGTTGCCGCCCTCGTCGCCACCGGACTCGTCGCCGTCGCCGTCGTCGTCGCCACCGGACTCGTCGCCGTTGCCGCCCTCGTCGCCCGACTCGTCGCCGTTGCCGTCGTCGTCGAGCTCGTCGATCCGGTACAGCGTCGTCGTTCCGGAGACCTCGCTGCCCACCGCCAGCAGAGCCGTACCCGGGACCGGTGACGCGTCGGCCGGGATGAACGCCAGGCCCTCCGGGCCGAGATCGCCGGCCTGCGCGACGTCGCCGCCGTCCTCGACGGACACGGAGAAGTCACGGTTGTTGACGTAGGTGACGAACGCGGCGTCCGCGGGCGAGGTGATGTCGTAGACGGCGACGCCGCCGACCCGCTCGAAGCCGATGAAGGCGTAGGTGCGCTCGCCCACCTGGCCGACCACGACGCCTTCCGGCTCCGGTCCCTTGTCGTCGCTGCGGCCCTCGAAGTTGGATTCGCTGTGGTTGGAGTTGAAGAACTCCGGCAGCGCGGCCGCGGTGATCTCCTCGAACTCCTGGCCGGAGTCGAAGACGAGTTCACCGGCGGTGCTCCAGATCGAGAACGACCGGGCGCCGTAGGCGTACAGCGCCTCGTAGCAACCTGCATCCTCGGACAGACCGTCGGCGGTGGTGATGTTCAGCCGGCCCAGGGCCTCGTCCGCGGTCAGCTCGGCGAGATCCTCGCAGACCGGCGGCAGGTCGTCGTCACCGAGGTCCTTCACCCGGGCGACCTCGCTGAAGCCGTCCCAGTCGCGGCTGTCACCTTCGTTCGCGGTCACCAGGTAGCCCTGGCCGTCGACGGAGTACGCGTCCATGCCGTCGGGCTGGTACATGCCGAGCACCGGCCACGGCCCGATGGCGATGCCGCCGTCTCGGTCGGACGGGTCGAGCCCGTTGCCCTCGGCGGCGTGGTCCTTGACGCCGAGCGGCCAGATCTCGGTGACGGTCGCGGTGGCGATGTCGACGACGGCGACGGCGTTCGCCTCCTGCAGCACCGCGTAGGCAAGGCCCCCGTCCACGGCGATGTACTCCGGCTCGAGGTTCTCCGAGACCGGGAACTCCGGGGTGCCCGTGCCGGCGTCCTCGCGACCACCGTAGATGCGCACACCCTCCGGCAGGGTCATCGAGCCGCCCACCTCGAACTCGTGGAAACCGGCCGTCGCGACGGCCTCCTGGGCCGGTGCCGCGACCTCGTCGCCGACGGCGATCACCGCGATCGAGCCCTCTGGGTCGACGGAGTAGTCCTCGGCCGGCTCGCCCTCGTTCGCGACCAGCAGGTGCGCGCCGTCGGGCGTGAAGGTCAGCATGTCCGGCTGGGAGCCGACCCGCACCGCCCCGAGCGCGGCGCCGTCGTCGCTGCGAGCGTCGAAGAACACCACCCAGCCGGCGTCGGTCTTGGCCGGGGCCTCGACGGCGACGGCGCCCAGGCCGTCGGCGCGGACGTCGACGGAGTTCGCGACACCGTCGGCCGGGACCGTCGAGCCGTCCGCGCTCGTCGTCCCCGCGGTGGACAGGTCGAACAGCTTCACCGGCGCGGCGGGGTCGGACACGTCCAGGACCTCGACGATCGCCTGCGCGGCATTGACGACGAACAGCCGCTGCGAGCCGGCGTCGTAGGTGACGATCTCGGCCGCGCCTTCGTCCACGATGCCGGTCTCGTAGGTGCCGAACGGCGTGAGCGCGACGGCGGCATCCGGCGCGGAATGCACCACCGGTTCGTCGACGATGCCCGCCGACGCCGGCAGCGCCAACGCCCCGACGAGTGCGAGCCCCGACACCGCGACGGCGGCACGGACGGTCGATGGACGCGATCTGCTCACTGGAGCCCCCCAGAAGTCGATGGCACGACGCGCAACCGTGCGGACGTTAGGCGACCCGGGTGACCGGCCGGTGCCGCGGAGGCGAACGGACGGCGTCGTGGACTGGGCTGGCGTTCAGCCGGCGGCCAGCCGGCGCAGCGCCTCGGCCCGCACCCCGTCGACGTGGTACGGCGCGGTGAGCGGCTCCAGCACCACCGCGAGCGCCCGCGCGGCGGCGAAGAGCGCGTCCGGCGCCGCCGCGGACGGAACCGCCAGCTCGATGCCGGCCGGTGCCGGAACGTCGGCGTTCTCGGCACTGACCGCCCCGAACGATGGATAGTCGATGCCGGCTACGGCCGCGTGCAGCCGCCATGCGCCGGTGCGGGCCTCGTGCAACGCCTCCAGCGCCCGCCAGACCCGGCCGCGTCCGGCGTGCTTGGCGACGTCCGACAGCGCCCACCAGGACAGGAACGCCCACTCGCGCCGCTGCTCGTCGGTGGCCCGCAGCACCGGCGGCTCGTACGGCTGCGACAGCCGGCCGGACCGGTCCAGCAGCGCCTTCGCCCCCGGAGGCAGGCCGGGCCGGTTCTCCGCCGGCGTCACGACGAGGCTGAGCTGGCGGCCGTCGGCGTACTGGACCACCAGGTGGTCGGCGGGCCGCTCGGGGCTGCCGAGGTGCTGGATGTGTTCGTCGGCGACGACGGCGAACGTGCGGGCCGCGGCCAGCGCGGCGTCGCGGCGGTCCTCGTACGAGGCGCCGTCGTCGAGCTCCACGCCCAGGCCGGCGTCGATGTCGGACAGCGCGTCACCGGCGCCGCGGCCCAGCGAACCGGCGAGCTCCAGCCAGTCGCACCACGGTGTTCCCTCGGCCCACCGGGTCAACGACTCGACGATCTCCCACGGCCCGGATGCGTCGCCCACACGCCAGACCCTAACGTCTCGATCTGCGGGGGCCGGTGGGCGTTGACGGCCCACCGGTGGGTGCTGACGGCCGCGACGGGCGCTCGCAGCTGCTGGCGCAGCTCAGCCCTCACGCAGCGACAGCGCCATGGCCTCCAGGGCCAGCAACGGCAGGGCGTTGGCCTGCAGTGCCTCGCGGGCGGCGACCACGGCCTCCATGCGGCGCAGCGTGGCCCCGGGTGTTCCGGAGCGGGCCAGCCGGTCGATGGACGGACGCATCTCCTCGTTGACCAGCTCGGTGCGCACGCCCATCTGCAGCATCATGACGTCGCGGTACAGCGCCAGCACGTCGACCAGGGCGCGGTCGATGGAGTCGCGCTGGACCCGGGTGCGGCGCAGCTTCTGCTCGCGCTCCAGCTCCTTGACCGCTGCCTCCATGTTGCGCGGCTTGCGGCCGGTGCTGCCCGCGCCCAACGCCTTACGCAGCTCCTCGACCTCACGCTCGTCCAGCGCGTCGCAGTGCTTCTCGGCGTCGGCCTTGGCCGCCTCGACCAGGTTCGCCGCGGCGTCGAGGCACTGGCGGATGTCGGCGAGGGCGAACGGCAGCCGCAGCACCTCGTCCCGGCGCGCCCGCACGTCGGGGTCGGTGGCCAACGCCCGGGCCCGGCCGACGTGGCCCTGCGACGCCCGGGCGGCGAACTCGGCGGTGGGGAGGTCGACGTCTTCGTTGTCGGCCAGGAAGCGGGCGACGTCGGCGTACGGCGGAGTGCGCAGCTGCACCACCCGGCAGCGGGACCGGATGGTCGGCACGATGTCCTCGGCGGTGGGGGCGCAGAGCATCCACACCGTCCGCTCCGGCGGCTCTTCCACCGACAGCAGCAGGGCGTCGGCGGCGTCCTCCCCCAGCCGGTCGGCGTCCTCGACCACCACGATCTGCCAGCGGCCCCGGGCCGGGCGCAGCGCCGCCCGCGGCACGAGGTCGCGGACCTGGCTGATGCGGATGTTGAGGCCCTGCGTGACCAGACTCGCGACGTCCGGGTGGGTGCGCGCGCGGACGTCGGCGCAGTCGGAGCATTCGCCGCAGCCGCCGTTGGGGCACTGCAGCGCCGCCGCGAACGCCCGCGCCACGACCGAGCGGCCGGAGCCGGGCGGCCCCGTGAACAGCCAGGCGTGCGTCATGGCACCTCGCGGCCCACCGGTCAGGTACCCGGCTGCGTCGGCGACGGTGCGCTGCAGGGCGGGCACGACGCGCTGCCCGACGACGGCGTCCCAGACACTCACGGGCGCACCTTGTCGACGGCGACGGCGATGTCGGCGGCCACGTCGCGCGGCGAGCGGGCGGCGTCGACGACGAGGTACCGCTCCGGCTGTGCGGCGGCGAGGTCGAGGAACGCCTGCCGCACCCGCTCGTGCACATGACCGGGCTCGCGCTCGATGCGGTCGACATAGCCCTGCCGCTCCACCCGGTCGCGGCGAGCAGCCTCGTCGAGGTCGAGCAGGACGGTGAGGTCGGGCTCGAGCCCGCCGGTGGCGAACGCGGAGATGGCGGCGACCTGATCGCGGCCCAGCCCGCGGCCCTCACCCTGGTACGCGATCGACGAGTCGATGTACCGGTCGACCAGCACGACGGCGCCGCGTTCCAGTGCCGGCCGGATGACGTGGGCGACGTGATCGGCGCGGTCGGCGGCGAACAGCAGCGCCTCCGCCCGCGGGTCCAGCTCGCCGCCGTCGAGCACGATGGCCCGCACCTGCGGCCCGATGCGGGAGTCGCCCGGCTCGCGGGTGACGACCACGTCGCAGCCCTGAGCGCGCAGGTGCTCGGCCAGCAGCCCGAGCTGGGTGGTCTTGCCGGCTCCGTCGCCGCCCTCGAAGGCGACGAACAGCCCTCGCGGTCCGGTCACGCGGCCAGCGTAGTGAATGGCACCGACATTCCCCAGCCGGACCGCGCCATGCGCGCCGTGCGCTCGCCTCCCCCGCGTTGATCTTGGAGCCCTTCGGACATCTATCGGACATTCCGGGCGGCATTCGGCGGACACCTCCAAGATCAACGCGTGCGTCGGTCGGACGGTGGCGGATCACGGCCCAGGAATGGGCCCTGCCGGCGGGTGGAGGTAGCCCCACCACTCCCCTGAGATCAACCCTGAGGTAACCCTGAATTAGCCCTCGCGGCGTTGCCCGGCGTGGGTCCGGACCACAAGAGTGGAGGTCATGGACCTGTTGTCGTTCGTCAGTGTGCCCCTCGCCGCGTATCTGATCCTCGCGGCGTTCGTGGCCTTCGACGCGATGGTCCCGGCGCTGCCGGGCGAGGTCCTCGTCGTCTCGGCCGGCGCGCTCTCCGCGGCCGGACACCTCGACGTCGGATGGGCGGTCGTCGCCGCCACCGCGGGAGCCATCGCCGGGGACCTGGCGGTCTACGGCCTCAGCCGGCGGGCCCTGCCCGGCGCTCTCGGCCGAACCCGGCTGGGGCGGCGGATCGTCGAACGCATCGAGCGCGCCCACGCCCGCATGGGCTCGACCAGCGCGGTGGCCATCACCGCCGCACGCTTCGTCCCGCTCGGCCGGACGGCGGTGGCGGCGGCGGCCGGCATCGCCGGGGTTCGCCCGCGCCGCTTCGCCACCTTCGCGTTCGCGGGTTGCCTGCTGTGGGCCGGCTGGACGGTCGGACTCGGCTACGTCACCGGCACCGTGACGGATGCCCCGCTGTGGTTGCAGGTGGCCATCGGCGCGGCCGTCGGAGTGCTGGTCGGGGTCTGGGCCGGCGCCGCACACACGGTGATCCGGACCCGTCGCCGGATGTCGCAGCGGGCCCGGGCCGGCGCCGCTGTGGACCACCCGCCGGAGGAGCCGTCGCCGTCACGGCTTCCGGAGCTGGTCGGCTGATCCCGGCCGCCCACACCAGGACTCTTACCGCTGCACCAGGCATGCATCCCTGGTGGAGCGGGTGCACCCATGGTGGACGTGATCATTTCCGGTTCTACTCGGGCTTCCCGGGGCGGGGAAGGGTGCCGCGCACAGGGGCGGACGGGCGGGCCGGGCGAGCCGCCGGGCGGCGGCCGGGCTCGGGCGGCGACCACGCGTCGGGCTCGTCGACCCAGCCGGCGAAGAGCACGAGGCCGCTGTCGCGGTGCGTGGCGAGGAAACCGAACGGCCGGTCATAGCTGACCGCGAGACCTCGCGAGTTGTGGACCGGCATCGAGACGGTGCGCAGCCCGATGGCGGTGACCGCGGCCGCCTCGAATCCCGTGGCACTGAAGACGGCGACCGCGGACTGCCGGGCCTGGTCGACCCGCAGCGGCACCGGGCCGATGGCGGGGAAATGACCGCGGTCGGTGCCGCTGACCGTGCGCAGGCCGAAGACCGCGGCGTTCTCCATGAGGTCGTGGTCGGACCGGACGGTGAACCGCGCGGTCGTCACCGCGAGGCTCGGCCGCTGTGCGGACACGACGGCGACGCCTGGCCAGCCGGAACCGGCGCCGTCGCCGTCGCCGGCCAGGAGCTCGCCCCCGGTGCGAACCTCGCCTGACTCGGTGCCGGTCACCAGCGGGAGCGCCGCGGCCAGCAGGTCGGCGCCGACGCGGCTGTCCTCGCCGAGCACCAGGTGGACGTCGAGGCCGTTCGTCCCGGCGATCCGCGTGACGGTGAGCGGTCCGGCCGTGGTCGTGGCGAGCCGGAGGTCGTCGAGGTCGGGACCGGTGCGCTTCAGCCCGGCCAGCGGGCGCCCCGACCAGGCGCCGGCACTGGGCACCAGCCGCTCGTCGGTGAACTTGCGCTCCCAGGTGGTGCGCAGCGCGAGTGCCGTGGCCAGGGTGAGCATCAGCTCCGGGCCGGTGCGCACCGGGAACCGCTCGATGAGTCCGCCGGTGCGCTCGCTGGCCCAGGCGTCGAGCATCGGCTGGTCGATCGCGGCGTCGCCGGCCAACTCGCCGTAACTGCCGGGCGGCAGGGTGTCGCGCCACTCCTGGCGCACATGAGCGGCGGCTTGTGCCCACAGTCCCAGTGCGGCCTCGACGCCGTCGAGGTCGGCCAGCGCCTTGAGGAGGTCGCGGGCGGCGTCCATGGCCTCGTCAGCGGGCAGCCCGACGGCGTCGGCCAGTTCGTCCCGGCCGGGCTCGTCGGCGGACGCGGCGAGAATGGCCAGCAGCGGCCACAGGCCGGCGCCGGACACCACCCCGGCCCCCCTGGTACGCCGCAGCCAGGCGGCGGTGAGCTGGTTGACCTCGGACGCGTGCAGGCTCATACCTCGACACTACGCGGACCCGCCGCCCGCGGAAGACGATCACGCCGCGGCGTCGGACGACGTCGGCGGAGCGCAGTGCCGCCGCCGAATCAGGGAGAACGCGACGGCCCGGCCCGCCGATGCCAGCGGAACCGGGCCGAAACCAGCCAGATCAGGAGCGGGAGCGAGCCCGCGCCGCGCGCTTGCGGGGCGCGGGACCCTTCGCCCGCTTCTCCGCGATCAGCTCGACGGCGCGCTCGTGGGTGAGCTGCTCGACGTCGGTGCCGCGTGGAATGGTCACGTTCGTCTCGCCGTCGGTGACGTAGGGGCCGAACCGTCCGTCCTTGACCACCAGCGGTTTCCCGGAGGCCGGGTCGGTGCCGAGCTCACGCAGCGGCGGAGTGGCGGCACGGGCGCCGCGTCGGCCCTTGGGCTGGGCGAACAGCTTCTCGGCGTCCTCGACCGTGACGGTGAAGAGGGACTCCTCGTCCGGCAGCGAGCGGGAGTCGGTGCCCTTCTTAACGTACGGGCCGTAGCGGCCGTTGGTGGCGATGATCTCCTTGCCCTCGGCGTCCGTGCCGACCACCCGCGGCAGCGTCAGGAGCTTCAGCGCCTCCTCGAGCGTCACCGTCTCGACCGACATGGTGCTGAACAGCGAGGCCGTCGGCGGCTTGGCGTTCTTGGGCGCGTCGTCGGGCAGGATCTCGGTGACGTAGGGGCCGTAGCGGCCCGACTTCGCCACCACGGTGCGACCGGTGTCCGGGTTGACGCCCAGCTCACGATCGCCGTTGCCGCGGCTGACCAGCTCGCGGGCGGTCTCGACGTCGAGCTCGTCGGGCGGCAGGTCTTCGGGAACACTGCCGCGGTTGCCCTCGGCGTCCTCGATGTACGGGCCGTAGCGGCCAACCCGGACGGTGTAGCCCTCGCCGATGGGGAACGACGAGATCTCGCGGGCATCGATCTCGCCGAGGTTGTCGGCGAGCTTCTTGAGGCCGTCGACGCTGTCGTCGCCGTGCCAGAACTGGGCCAGTTCTGCGGCCCGGTCGGCGCGGCCGCCGGCGATGTCGTCGAGCACGTCTTCCATGCGGGCGGTGAACGTATAGTCGACGAGGCGGGTGAAGTGCTCCTCGAGCAGCCGCACGACGGCGAAGGCCAGCCAGGCCGGCACCAGCGCGTTGCCGCGCTTGAACACGTAGCCGCGGTCGAGGATGGTGCGGATGATCGACGCGTACGTGGACGGCCGGCCGATCTCTCGGTCCTCGAGCTCCTTGACCAGCGTGGCCTCGGTGTAGCGGGCCGGCGGCTTGGTGGTGTGGCCCTCGGGCTCGACCTCGGTGGCGGTGAGGCCCTGCCCCTCGGACAGGTGCGGCAGCCGGCGCTCGCGGTCGTCGAGCTCGGCCTCGGGATCGTCGGCGCCCTCGACGTAGGCCTTCAGGAAGCCGTGGAACGTGATGGTGCGACCGGACGCCGTGAATTCGACGTCCTCGCCGCTGGTGGCCGTGGCACCGACGCGGACGGTGAGCGTCTCGCCCTTCGCGTCGCGCATCTGGGAGGCGACGGTGCGCATCCAGATGAGCTCGTAGAGCCGGTACTCGTCACCGGTCAGCCCGGTCTCGCCCGGGGTGCGGAAGCTGTCGCCGGCCGGGCGGATCGCCTCGTGCGCCTCCTGGGCGTTCTTCACCTTGCTGGTGTAGCGGCGCGGGGTGTCGGGCAGATACTGCGAGCCGTAGAGCTCGGCGACCTGCGCCCGGGCAGCGTTGAGCGCGGCGTCCGACAGCGTGATGGAGTCGGTACGCATATAGGTGATGAAGCCGTTCTCGTACAGCCGCTGGGCCACCTGCATGGTGCGGGCGGCGCCGTAGCCCAGCTTCCGCGAGGCCTCCTGCTGCATGGTGGTGGTGCGGAACGGCGCGTACGGCTTGCGGGTGTACGGCTTGGCCTCGACCGAGCGGACGGTGTAGTCGACGTCGCCGAGCGCGGCGGCGAGGGCGCGGGCGCGCTCTTCGTCGAGCACGACGACGTCGCGGTTCTTGACCTGGCCGCGGGCGTCGAAGTCGCGCCCGCTGGCCACTCGGGAGCCGTCGACGGTGGAGAGCTTGGCCTCGAACGCGCTGGGTTCCTGCGCGGAACCGGCGTCCCCGGTCTCCAACGTGGCGGTCAGGTCCCAGTACGACGCCGAGCGGAACGCCATCCGCTCACGCTCGCGGTCCACCACGAGCCGGGTGGCGACACTCTGCACGCGGCCGGCGGACAGGCCCTGCATGACCTTGCGCCACAGCACCGGAGAGACCTGGTAACCGTAGAGCCGGTCGACGATGCGGCGGGTCTCCTGAGCGTCGACGAGGTCCTCGTCGATCTCGCGGGGGTTGTCGACAGCGGCCCGGATGGCGTCGCGGGTGATCTCGTGGAAGACCATGCGCCGCACCGGCACCTTGGGCTTGAGCTCCTCGCGCAGGTGCCACGCGATGGCCTCGCCCTCGCGGTCCTCATCGGTGGCGAGCAGGAGCTCGTCGGCGTCCTTGAGCATCGACTTGAGCTTCTTGACCTGATCCTTGGCCCGGCCGGCCGGAACGATGTAGAGCGGTTCGAAGCCGCCCTCGACGTCGACACCCACGGGGTTGCCGTAGCGGTCACGGTGAGCCGCCGGCACCTCGGTCTTCTTCGACGGAAGGTCTCGGATGTGACCGAACGACGACTCCACCATGTAGCCGTCGCCAAGGTAGCCCGCGATGGTCTTGGCCTTCGCCGGCGACTCCACGACCACCAGACGGCGCCGCACCGCCGCCCCGTTCGTGGATCGGGCCATGGATGCTCCTTTACGTCCTGGGCGCGCTGAACCGACCCCTTCGGCTCATGAACGATTCTCCCTGCGACAACGCACGGTATCCGACGTTGTTCCCGAGAAGCGAAGGAGATAACCGCAAAGAGACCTTTGCAAACTTCTCTTTGCGGTCGTACGGTGAGTGGCATGGCTCTATCCAGCAAGTGGATCAACGACGTCGAGACGCTGCGCGCGTTCGCCCATCCGCTGCGCATGAAATTGCTCGGCCGGTTACGCAGTCACGGCCCCGCGACGGCGTCCGAGCTGGGCCGCCATTTCGACGAGTCGAGCGGCTCGACGTCCTATCACCTGCGCCAGCTGGAGCGGTTCGGCTTCGTGGTCGAGGACACCGAACAGCCGTCGCGGCGCGAACGTCGCTGGCGCGCGGCCCACGACGTCACCAGCTGGCGGACCAGCGACTTCGCCGACACCGAAGCGGGCCTGGCGGCTGAGGCGGTCCTGCGTCGCCAGCAGCTGGACATCATGCTCGGCCGGCTGGAGCAGTGGCAGTCCGAGCGGCACGAGTGGGACCCCGCCTGGCTCGACGCGGCTGGCCACTCCGACATGCTGATGTTCGTCCGGCCCGACGACCTGCGCGCGCTCACCGCCGAACTCGAGGCGGTGGTCGCCCGCTACGTCGAGAGCCCGCGCCCCGCGGACGACCCGGACGCCGCGCAGGTCTCGCTGCACCTGCTGGCCATTCCGTCCCGGGACCGGTCATGACCACCCTCGGTCCTGAGACGGCCCGGCGCCGCTTCCTGCTTCTCCTGGCGCTGCGATGGCTCCCGACCGGTTTGATCATCCCGATCGTCGCGCTGCTTCCCCTCGAACGCGGCGTGACGCTCGGGCAGCTCGGCTTCGTGATCGCCGCGCAGGGCTTCATGGTGCTGGCGTTGGAGCTGCCCACCGGCGGGCTGTCCGACTCGCTGGGCCGGCGGCCGGTCATGGTCGCATCCGGTGTCGTCAACGTCGGCGTGCTCGCGCTGCTGTTCACCGCCGACGGCTTCGCCGCGTTCGCCGTCGCGTACGCGTTGCAGGGGGTCTACCGCGCCCTCGACAGCGGCCCGCTGGAGGCGTGGTACGTCGACACCGCGCTGGCACACGATGCGGCGGCGGACATCTCCCGCGGACTGTCCCGCGGCGGCGCGGTGGTCGGCGCGGCGGTGGCAGCGGGTGCGCTGGGCGCCGGCGGCCTGATCGCCCTGGACCCGCTGCCCGAGGTGGATGCCCTGGCGGTCCCGGTGCTCGCGGCCCTGGTGGTCCAGGTGGTGGCGGTCGTGGCCACGGCCGTCCTCATGGCGGAGACCCGGACGGCGCGCGGCTGGCGGGCGGTCGCCGGGTCGGTGCGGCGCGTACCCCGCGTCGTCGGCGAGAGCATCGGCCTGCTGCGCGGCTCGAAGGTGCTGCTGGCACTGATCTGCGTCGAGTTGTCCTGGGGCTTCGGCATGGTGACCTTCGAGTCGATGATGCCGATCCGGCTGACCGAGGTGGTCGGCGACGCGGACCGGGCGGCGGCGATCATGGGACCGGTGGCGTCGGCTGCCTGGGGATTCTCGGCGGTGGGCGCCGCCATGGTTCCGCTGCTGTCGCGGCGGATCGGGGTGCCGCTGACAGCGGCGCTGCTGCGCGTGCTCCAAGGCGTGACCGTGGTGGGCATGGCACTGTTCGCGGGCCCGGTTGGGCTGATCGCGGCCTTCTTCGCCACGTACGTCATGCACGGGGCGTCGAACCCCATGCACATGACACTGCTGCACCAACAGGTCACCAGCGCGCACCGGACCACCGTCGCGTCGCTGAACTCGATGGTGTCGCAGCCGGCCGGCTCGATCGGAGGCATCGTGCTGATGGCCATCGCCGGCGCTCTGTCGGTCAGCGCGGCCATGGCGGTCGGCGCGGTCGTGCTGGCACTGGCCGCGCCACTCTACCTGCCGGCCTACCGCGCCGAGCGGGCCCGGAAGGCCGCGACCGTCGACGAAGAGCCGGCCGCCGTCACGTGAGCGTCATCTCCTCACGTGCGGCGGCCGCCGCTCACCGCGCCGGTGGCCGCGGACCGAAGACGGCCGACCCGACCCGCACCATGGTCGCGCCCTCCGCGACCGCGGACTCCAGGTCTCCGCTCATGCCCATGGACAGCACCGGAAGCTCCAGCCCGACGGCGTCCCGGGCCCGGTCGCGCGCCTGCCGCAGCGCGCGGTAGGACGCCCGGACGGCGTCGGCGTCGGGCGACTGCAGCCCCACCGTCATCAGGCCGCGCACCCGCAGCCGGTCGCGCCGGGCCACCGCGGCGACCAGCTCGACCGCCTCGCCCGGCGCGACGCCGAACTTGCTCGTCTCACCGGACGTGTTCACCTGGATCAGCACCTCGAGGGTCCGGTCCAGGGCTTCGAGGCGGCGCTGCAGCCGGTCGGCCAGGTCCGCCCCGTCGACCGACTGCACGCAGCTGACGTATCGCAACACCTGGTTGACCTTGTTCGTCTGCAGGTGCCCGATGAAGTGCCGCTCGCAGGGCAGGGCGGCCAGCGCGGCGTCCTTCTCCGCGAGTTCCTGCACCCGGTTCTCACCGATCAGCCGGGCTCCGGCGGCGATCGCGGCCGCCACCCGCTCGGCCGGCTGGGTCTTCGTCGCCAGCAGCAACCGCACGTCGTCCGGGGACCGCCCGGCAGCCCGGCACGCGTCGTCGACGCGCGCCCGTACCGCGGCGTAGTTGGCGCGGATGTCCGACTCGGCCAGCATCGATCCCCTTCCGTCGCCGTCTCCGACGGCCTCTAGAGTTCCTGCCGTGACGGTACTCGTCGGCTGCATCGTTGCCCTTGGCATGGTGGTGATCGTGCCGCTCGGTCTCCGGCTCCTCGACGACGACGAGCGCCGGCTCAGCCCGGTCGGCCAGGTGTGGCCGTACGCCG
It encodes:
- a CDS encoding DNA polymerase III subunit delta'; this translates as MSVWDAVVGQRVVPALQRTVADAAGYLTGGPRGAMTHAWLFTGPPGSGRSVVARAFAAALQCPNGGCGECSDCADVRARTHPDVASLVTQGLNIRISQVRDLVPRAALRPARGRWQIVVVEDADRLGEDAADALLLSVEEPPERTVWMLCAPTAEDIVPTIRSRCRVVQLRTPPYADVARFLADNEDVDLPTAEFAARASQGHVGRARALATDPDVRARRDEVLRLPFALADIRQCLDAAANLVEAAKADAEKHCDALDEREVEELRKALGAGSTGRKPRNMEAAVKELEREQKLRRTRVQRDSIDRALVDVLALYRDVMMLQMGVRTELVNEEMRPSIDRLARSGTPGATLRRMEAVVAAREALQANALPLLALEAMALSLREG
- a CDS encoding serpin family protein; the encoded protein is MSLHASEVNQLTAAWLRRTRGAGVVSGAGLWPLLAILAASADEPGRDELADAVGLPADEAMDAARDLLKALADLDGVEAALGLWAQAAAHVRQEWRDTLPPGSYGELAGDAAIDQPMLDAWASERTGGLIERFPVRTGPELMLTLATALALRTTWERKFTDERLVPSAGAWSGRPLAGLKRTGPDLDDLRLATTTAGPLTVTRIAGTNGLDVHLVLGEDSRVGADLLAAALPLVTGTESGEVRTGGELLAGDGDGAGSGWPGVAVVSAQRPSLAVTTARFTVRSDHDLMENAAVFGLRTVSGTDRGHFPAIGPVPLRVDQARQSAVAVFSATGFEAAAVTAIGLRTVSMPVHNSRGLAVSYDRPFGFLATHRDSGLVLFAGWVDEPDAWSPPEPGRRPAARPARPSAPVRGTLPRPGKPE
- the tmk gene encoding dTMP kinase, which gives rise to MTGPRGLFVAFEGGDGAGKTTQLGLLAEHLRAQGCDVVVTREPGDSRIGPQVRAIVLDGGELDPRAEALLFAADRADHVAHVIRPALERGAVVLVDRYIDSSIAYQGEGRGLGRDQVAAISAFATGGLEPDLTVLLDLDEAARRDRVERQGYVDRIEREPGHVHERVRQAFLDLAAAQPERYLVVDAARSPRDVAADIAVAVDKVRP
- a CDS encoding DedA family protein gives rise to the protein MDLLSFVSVPLAAYLILAAFVAFDAMVPALPGEVLVVSAGALSAAGHLDVGWAVVAATAGAIAGDLAVYGLSRRALPGALGRTRLGRRIVERIERAHARMGSTSAVAITAARFVPLGRTAVAAAAGIAGVRPRRFATFAFAGCLLWAGWTVGLGYVTGTVTDAPLWLQVAIGAAVGVLVGVWAGAAHTVIRTRRRMSQRARAGAAVDHPPEEPSPSRLPELVG
- a CDS encoding choice-of-anchor I family protein translates to MSRSRPSTVRAAVAVSGLALVGALALPASAGIVDEPVVHSAPDAAVALTPFGTYETGIVDEGAAEIVTYDAGSQRLFVVNAAQAIVEVLDVSDPAAPVKLFDLSTAGTTSADGSTVPADGVANSVDVRADGLGAVAVEAPAKTDAGWVVFFDARSDDGAALGAVRVGSQPDMLTFTPDGAHLLVANEGEPAEDYSVDPEGSIAVIAVGDEVAAPAQEAVATAGFHEFEVGGSMTLPEGVRIYGGREDAGTGTPEFPVSENLEPEYIAVDGGLAYAVLQEANAVAVVDIATATVTEIWPLGVKDHAAEGNGLDPSDRDGGIAIGPWPVLGMYQPDGMDAYSVDGQGYLVTANEGDSRDWDGFSEVARVKDLGDDDLPPVCEDLAELTADEALGRLNITTADGLSEDAGCYEALYAYGARSFSIWSTAGELVFDSGQEFEEITAAALPEFFNSNHSESNFEGRSDDKGPEPEGVVVGQVGERTYAFIGFERVGGVAVYDITSPADAAFVTYVNNRDFSVSVEDGGDVAQAGDLGPEGLAFIPADASPVPGTALLAVGSEVSGTTTLYRIDELDDDGNGDESGDEGGNGDESGGDDDGDGDESGGDEGGNGGSDDGTDDGGVSGTDDGDAGNPDDGTDGGADDGTDGGADDGTDGGASGGGELPDTGTSSTLLLMAAVTLLLAGALGMAAAARRTA